In Dissulfurirhabdus thermomarina, the following proteins share a genomic window:
- the nrfD gene encoding NrfD/PsrC family molybdoenzyme membrane anchor subunit, giving the protein MANQTAAIPVEKTLTVTSSRAYNAAVALFGLLTAVGVAFGIHAFFAGHEAVYGVTREVPWGLLIATYVFFVVTSTGLCLVSSIGHVFGNETFMPIAKRSVFLAIATIISGFMVIGFEIENPWRMAIYNVISPNLTSNIWWMGTLYGAYLFFMLVEFALLQIGRHKEAGMMGLMGVISGVAAHSNLGAVFGLLGAREFWHGPYMPIYFITSAMMSGCAAILFFTWIAYRANGWQMSDEMKKALSATGKLGALLMAVIMFFTTWKVLSGIAGHPPGKYEAMMAILKGPYAANFWAGEVLLGMVAPFLLILAVRARNMKALFWAGAMGMVGIFFMRYDLVVVGQIVPHFHEYGIVGLPEYFSYMPSLHEVMITLGGLSLCALAFLTGEKLFRGHVSEAH; this is encoded by the coding sequence ATGGCCAACCAAACCGCTGCGATCCCCGTCGAAAAAACCCTCACCGTCACCTCGTCCCGCGCCTACAACGCGGCCGTCGCCCTCTTCGGGCTGCTGACCGCCGTGGGCGTGGCCTTCGGCATCCACGCCTTCTTCGCCGGCCACGAGGCCGTCTACGGCGTCACCCGAGAGGTCCCCTGGGGCCTCCTCATCGCCACCTACGTCTTCTTCGTGGTCACCTCCACGGGCCTCTGCCTGGTCTCCTCCATCGGCCACGTCTTCGGCAACGAGACCTTCATGCCCATCGCCAAGCGCTCGGTCTTCCTCGCCATCGCCACCATCATCTCCGGCTTCATGGTGATCGGCTTCGAGATCGAAAACCCCTGGCGCATGGCCATCTACAACGTCATCTCCCCCAACCTCACCTCCAACATCTGGTGGATGGGGACCCTCTACGGCGCCTACCTCTTCTTCATGCTCGTCGAATTCGCCTTGCTCCAGATCGGCCGCCACAAGGAGGCCGGCATGATGGGCCTCATGGGCGTCATCTCCGGTGTCGCCGCCCACAGCAACCTCGGCGCCGTCTTCGGCCTCCTCGGCGCCCGCGAGTTCTGGCACGGGCCCTACATGCCCATCTACTTCATCACCTCCGCCATGATGAGCGGCTGCGCCGCCATCCTCTTCTTCACCTGGATCGCCTACCGCGCCAACGGCTGGCAGATGAGCGACGAGATGAAAAAGGCCCTCTCCGCCACCGGAAAGCTCGGCGCCCTCCTCATGGCCGTCATCATGTTCTTCACCACCTGGAAGGTCCTCTCCGGCATCGCCGGACACCCCCCGGGAAAGTACGAGGCCATGATGGCCATCCTCAAGGGACCCTACGCCGCCAACTTCTGGGCCGGCGAGGTGCTGCTCGGCATGGTGGCCCCCTTCCTGCTCATCCTCGCCGTGCGCGCCCGGAACATGAAGGCCCTCTTCTGGGCCGGCGCCATGGGCATGGTGGGCATCTTCTTCATGCGCTACGACCTCGTCGTGGTGGGCCAGATCGTCCCCCACTTCCACGAGTACGGCATCGTGGGGCTGCCCGAGTACTTCTCCTACATGCCCTCCCTCCACGAGGTCATGATCACCCTGGGCGGCCTCAGCCTCTGCGCCCTGGCCTTCCTCACGGGGGAGAAGCTCTTCCGGGGCCACGTCTCGGAGGCCCACTAG